The Gloeomargarita sp. SKYB120 genome includes a window with the following:
- a CDS encoding zinc metallopeptidase, which translates to MFYFDPLYLILALPALVLGLWAQMRVQSAFQRYSQVGTRFTGAQAARLLLDRYGLKGVRVERAYGFLTDHYNPLTRELCLSPAVYDAPTVAAVGVAAHEAGHALQHAEGYAPLQFRSAIVPVVAFGSWLGPILFMVGFVFSALRILAWIGVLIFAASALFALITLPVEFDASNRAKKLLVAEGILAPQEMVGVNAVLDAAALTYVAAAIQAIANLLYYVLLLLGNRQRE; encoded by the coding sequence ATGTTTTACTTTGACCCGTTGTACTTGATATTGGCGCTGCCGGCTCTCGTGCTTGGCTTGTGGGCGCAGATGCGAGTACAGTCAGCGTTTCAACGCTATTCGCAAGTAGGGACTCGGTTCACAGGGGCACAGGCAGCCCGTCTGTTGTTGGATCGCTATGGCTTAAAAGGCGTGCGGGTAGAACGAGCATACGGTTTTTTAACCGATCACTACAATCCTTTGACGCGGGAGTTGTGCCTGAGTCCAGCGGTGTATGATGCGCCAACGGTCGCTGCTGTAGGGGTGGCCGCCCATGAAGCCGGTCATGCCTTGCAACACGCAGAAGGTTATGCCCCGTTGCAATTTCGCTCAGCGATTGTGCCAGTTGTGGCGTTTGGCAGTTGGCTGGGGCCGATCCTGTTCATGGTGGGGTTTGTTTTCAGCGCCCTGCGCATCTTGGCCTGGATTGGGGTACTCATTTTCGCCGCATCTGCCCTGTTTGCCCTGATTACATTGCCGGTGGAGTTTGACGCCAGCAACCGCGCCAAGAAACTGCTGGTGGCCGAAGGGATTTTAGCGCCCCAGGAAATGGTGGGGGTCAATGCTGTACTGGACGCAGCAGCGTTGACGTACGTGGCGGCGGCGATTCAGGCCATTGCCAACCTGCTGTACTACGTGCTGCTGTTACTGGGCAACCGGCAACGCGAGTAG